The genomic segment CGAGTCGCGGGCGCAGGCCGTCGGCGTACCCGATGTCGAACAGCATCGCTTCGGACAGCTGACCTCGCATGCGGCGCGGTTTCAGATTTACGACGAAGAGCGCTTGCCTTCCCACGAGCTCTCGCGGGTCCTCGCGCTCCTTCTTGAGGCCCGCGAGCACCTGCCGTTTCTGATCCCCGAAGTCCACCGAGAGCTTCATCAGCTCGTCGGCGCCCTCGATCTCCTCGACCGACTCGATCGTACCCACGCGAATGTCGACCTTCTCGAGATCCCGAACGGTGATCGTGGATTTGATGGGAGCGGGCTTCACGACTCACCCGCCTCGAGCTCCCAGAAGTCTTCGCCCTCTCGCACCTCGATCGTACGTTCGAGCCGACCTCCGGGATCGAGGTTCCACACGGTGACGCGGTAGGTGCCGGCGGGAAGCCCGGAGATGCCGAAAGAACCGTCCGGGTCGGCGATCACCGTATAAGGCGCATCGGTCACCACGACGAATGCGGCCATCGCGGGATGAATCTCGCAAGAGACGTCGTAGACGCCTTCGGTATCGAACGTGTGCCGATAGGAGCCGACCACGGGTGTGCCCACGTTGAATAGGGTCTCTCGCGTTTCCGCATTCACGACGTGCACGTTGTGAAGAACATCCTCGCTGTTACGAAATTCCACGGCTTGGCCGGGGCGAACGACGAGCAGCTTGGGGTGGAATGCGTTTCCGTACTGGTCCATCACCGCGGGAGCAGCAACGGTCGGTTCTGGGGACTCGCCCTCGGGCACGAGCAAGACCACCGACGGAAAGCCTCCCGTAGCTCGGGCGGTTTTTCCGGTGATGGTTTCGGGGGCACGCCCGGCCGACTCGTTCGTCGCCACCGGCGCCTCTCCCGCCGAACAGCACAGGCAGAGCACTCCCGCGAGAACGATCATTCGGCTCGGCATCCATTCACTTTATCACCG from the Vicinamibacteria bacterium genome contains:
- a CDS encoding plastocyanin/azurin family copper-binding protein, which encodes MPSRMIVLAGVLCLCCSAGEAPVATNESAGRAPETITGKTARATGGFPSVVLLVPEGESPEPTVAAPAVMDQYGNAFHPKLLVVRPGQAVEFRNSEDVLHNVHVVNAETRETLFNVGTPVVGSYRHTFDTEGVYDVSCEIHPAMAAFVVVTDAPYTVIADPDGSFGISGLPAGTYRVTVWNLDPGGRLERTIEVREGEDFWELEAGES
- a CDS encoding tRNA-binding protein, which codes for MKPAPIKSTITVRDLEKVDIRVGTIESVEEIEGADELMKLSVDFGDQKRQVLAGLKKEREDPRELVGRQALFVVNLKPRRMRGQLSEAMLFDIGYADGLRPRLAVPEEPVPNGARAG